The Carassius gibelio isolate Cgi1373 ecotype wild population from Czech Republic chromosome A24, carGib1.2-hapl.c, whole genome shotgun sequence genome window below encodes:
- the LOC127946200 gene encoding uracil nucleotide/cysteinyl leukotriene receptor-like, with the protein MSNHSVEGIYLSSHVENILFVAFYIVIFILSVPSNALALWVFCHRNTNNTPSKEFLKHLALADMSYVLVLPMRVIYHMSGGHWPLGEGACRVAGFLFFVNLYCSMYFTTCISVDRLLACVLPLKTQNLRSIRNAKVVCAILWVMVIVSMLPVLFSKKEVTRQMQNVTVCEQLYIEKSSSPNGALVSTAIAFVIPLVTLSFSYILIFAKVKQLSFQERTAAQRKAIRMIVLTVVNFLIAFVPYHIHRFVFILQHDDMSRSESERHMLHLGNRITSALTCMNGVLDPVMYFFLARNYQETLLLLCGRNPKDEQSNT; encoded by the coding sequence ATGTCGAATCACTCTGTGGAGGGGATTTACCTCAGCTCTCATGTGGAGAACATCCTGTTCGTGGCCTTCTACATTGTCATCTTCATCCTCTCAGTCCCGAGCAATGCCCTGGCACTTTGGGTGTTCTGTCACCGCAACACCAACAACACGCCTTCCAAAGAGTTTCTGAAGCACCTGGCTTTAGCGGACATGTCTTACGTCTTGGTGCTCCCGATGCGAGTGATCTACCACATGTCTGGCGGTCACTGGCCTCTTGGGGAAGGGGCCTGTCGCGTGGCTGGTTTCCTTTTCTTCGTCAATCTTTACTGCAGCATGTATTTTACGACTTGCATCAGTGTAGACCGTCTGCTGGCTTGCGTCTTACCACTTAAAACCCAGAATCTGAGAAGTATCAGGAATGccaaagtggtctgtgcaatcctGTGGGTCATGGTGATTGTTTCCATGTTGCCTGTCCTGTTCTCTAAAAAAGAAGTGACCAGACAAATGCAgaacgtgacagtgtgtgaacagCTGTACATAGAGAAGTCCTCCAGTCCCAACGGTGCATTGGTGTCCACTGCTATTGCATTTGTGATACCTTTGGTCACCCTGAGTTTTTCTTACATTCTTATATTTGCCAAAGTAAAACAGTTGAGTTTTCAAGAAAGGACGGCTGCTCAGCGTAAGGCAATAAGAATGATCGTACTAACAGTGGTTAACTTCTTGATCGCATTTGTGCCCTATCATATCCACCGATTTGTATTTATTCTACAACATGATGACATGTCAAGGTCAGAATCCGAAAGGCACATGTTGCATTTAGGAAATCGCATCACCTCAGCTTTAACATGCATGAATGGTGTGTTGGATCCTGTCATGTACTTCTTTCTGGCGAGAAATTATCAAGAAACCCTGCTGCTGCTTTGTGGTAGAAACCCTAAAGATGAGCAATCCAATACTTGA